One Cryptomeria japonica chromosome 9, Sugi_1.0, whole genome shotgun sequence genomic window carries:
- the LOC131032528 gene encoding cytochrome P450 71AU50-like — translation MELLMAKRTESFRWVREEEATAMVRSVWGGSEKGMRSVELRNLISTLSLNTICRMFAGRRYSELSGGDSFLEIMTEMMHLLGVIIVGNYIPSLSFLDLQGYRRRMKAIHKAYDAFAEKLIDERVELRRRRSKRSDNPDLLDVMLDMGESESSKIQDMLLAGVDTSLITIEWAMTELLRNPKVMARAQQEIELQVGRDRIVRESDLVNLDYFRCVMKEAFRLHPVGVFMVPLESTEGCNVGGYYVPPKTRLLVNVWAMGRDDCIWKDPLEFKPERFIGSNIDLKGQHFELLPFGAGRRGCPGMSMGSSVVHLALAQLIHCFDWSVEGEVNREEEFGLSLPKMFPLSALPSWRLTTEGPP, via the exons ATGGAATTACTGATGGCCAAGAGAACGGAGTCATTCAGGTGGGTAAGAGAAGAAGAGGCGACAGCCATGGTGAGATCTGTGTGGGGAGGAAGTGAGAAGGGCATGCGTTCCGTCGAACTGCGGAATCTCATCTCCACCCTCTCACTCAACACTATCTGCAGAATGTTTGCAGGCAGAAGATACTCCGAACTGAGCGGAGGCGATTCGTTTTTAGAGATAATGACTGAAATGATGCATCTGTTGGGAGTAATTATTGTGGGGAACTACATTCCCTCTCTTTCCTTTCTTGATTTGCAAGGCTACCGCCGCCGTATGAAGGCCATTCATAAAGCGTACGATGCGTTTGCCGAGAAGCTGATCGATGAGCGCGTTgagctgaggaggaggaggagtaaAAGGTCGGACAATCCGGACCTTTTGGACGTGATGCTGGACATGGGTGAGAGCGAAAGTTCCAAGATTCAA GATATGCTACTTGCTGGAGTAGACACATCTCTTATAACTATAGAATGGGCGATGACTGAGCTGCTGAGAAACCCTAAAGTAATGGCAAGGGCGCAACAAGAGATTGAATTGCAGGTTGGGAGAGATCGCATTGTAAGGGAGAGTGATCTTGTAAACTTAGATTACTTCAGGTGTGTGATGAAGGAAGCATTTCGATTACACCCAGTAGGGGTCTTTATGGTGCCACTCGAATCCACTGAGGGTTGCAATGTGGGAGGATATTACGTTCCACCAAAAACAAGGTTGCTTGTGAATGTTTGGGCAATGGGAAGGGATGATTGTATTTGGAAAGATCCTTTAGAATTCAAGCCTGAAAGATTTATTGGGTCAAACATAGATCTGAAAGGCCAACACTTTGAATTGTTGCCATTCGGAGCAGGGAGGAGGGGATGCCCCGGAATGTCCATGGGGAGTTCCGTTGTTCACTTGGCTTTGGCTCAGCTCATACATTGCTTTGATTGGAGTGTGGAGGGTGAGGTGAATAGGGAAGAAGAGTTTGGTTTGAGCTTACCTAAAATGTTTCCTCTTTCTGCTCTTCCCTCCTGGAGGCTCACCACTGAAGGGCCACCATAG
- the LOC131032510 gene encoding cytochrome P450 71AU50-like has translation MKETFRLHPVGAFMVPHECTEGCNVGGYYVPPKTRLLVNVWAMGRDDCIWRDPLEFKPERFIGSSIDLKGQHFELLPFGAGRRGCPGMSMGSSVVHLAVAQLIHCFDWSVEGEVNREEEFGLSLPKKFPLSALPSWRLTTEGPP, from the coding sequence ATGAAGGAAACATTTCGATTACATCCAGTAGGGGCCTTTATGGTGCCACACGAATGCACTGAGGGTTGCAATGTGGGAGGATATTACGTTCCACCAAAAACAAGGTTGCTTGTGAATGTTTGGGCAATGGGAAGGGATGATTGTATTTGGAGAGATCCTTTAGAATTCAAGCCTGAAAGATTTATTGGGTCAAGCATAGATCTGAAAGGCCAACACTTTGAATTGTTGCCATTCGGAGCAGGGAGGAGGGGATGCCCCGGAATGTCCATGGGGAGTTCCGTTGTTCACTTGGCTGTGGCTCAGCTCATACATTGCTTTGATTGGAGTGTGGAGGGTGAGGTGAATAGGGAAGAAGAGTTTGGTTTGAGCTTACCTAAAAAGTTTCCTCTTTCTGCTCTTCCCTCCTGGAGGCTCACCACTGAAGGGCCACCATAG